The Caulobacter sp. FWC26 genome contains a region encoding:
- the rsmG gene encoding 16S rRNA (guanine(527)-N(7))-methyltransferase RsmG produces MQPELALAPETVLDASSFQALVGATDAQIEELERFQTLLAEWNEVMNLVGPLTIATYWTRHALDSAQLIPLAPQAITWADLGAGAGLPGVVLAILLKGRAGAKVHLVESMTKRCRFLEVVAKNLDLPVEIHNARAEDLKLKVEIVTARACAPMTKLLGFAEPYLRRGAVGLFLKGQDVETELAEARKVWTFDADLNTSQSDPRGRIVQVKRLSRVR; encoded by the coding sequence GTGCAGCCTGAGCTCGCCCTTGCGCCTGAGACCGTTCTGGACGCCAGCAGCTTTCAGGCCCTGGTTGGCGCCACCGACGCCCAGATCGAAGAGCTGGAGCGCTTCCAGACCCTACTGGCCGAATGGAACGAGGTCATGAATCTGGTGGGGCCTCTCACCATCGCGACCTACTGGACCCGCCACGCTCTCGACAGCGCCCAACTGATCCCGTTGGCGCCGCAGGCGATCACCTGGGCGGATCTTGGAGCCGGCGCGGGTCTGCCTGGCGTCGTCCTGGCCATACTTCTGAAGGGTAGGGCCGGGGCCAAGGTGCATCTGGTCGAGTCGATGACCAAACGGTGCCGCTTCCTTGAGGTCGTGGCGAAGAATCTCGACCTGCCCGTCGAAATTCATAACGCCCGGGCCGAGGACTTGAAGCTCAAGGTCGAGATCGTCACGGCCCGCGCCTGCGCGCCGATGACAAAGCTGCTCGGCTTCGCCGAGCCCTATCTGCGCAGAGGGGCCGTCGGGCTCTTCCTCAAGGGGCAGGATGTCGAAACGGAGCTCGCCGAGGCGCGCAAGGTCTGGACGTTCGACGCTGATCTGAACACCAGTCAAAGCGACCC